A stretch of Henckelia pumila isolate YLH828 chromosome 4, ASM3356847v2, whole genome shotgun sequence DNA encodes these proteins:
- the LOC140860432 gene encoding uncharacterized protein, which yields MLVSLNDDDDVLNMIHLHMCVKLTTIELRAEKRNEQFNNLNDGSENVIVICSEKSCGWRIYASKHKRDNLFAIRKCKLQHNCGENNLRSRGHPRADAYWIANVVKEKLRGEPSYHPCTMQMDLQRDFGVELEYRKVWKGKELAMHDIHGTDEGCYDRLRWYCDAVKNTNPGSVVECEIEPLTKKFRRLFICFHACVVGFVSGCRPLIFLDGTHIKNKYKGCILVAVSKDANDDLFTIAYAIVDAENDAN from the exons ATGCTTGTGTCTttgaatgatgatgatgatgtcctTAATATGATTCATCTTCATATGTGTGTAAAGCTTACGACGATTGAATTGAGGGCAGAGAAAAGAAATGAACAGTTCAACAACTTGAATGATGGGAG CGAGAATGTAATTGTGATTTGTAGTGAAAAGAGCTGCGGTTGGAGAATTTATGCTTCGAAACATAAAAGAGACAATCTATTTGCCATCAGAAAATGTAAACTGCAACATAATTGTGGTGAGAATAATCTACGTAGCAGAGGGCATCCTAGAGCCGATGCCTATTGGATAGCGAATGTtgtgaaagaaaaattaagagGGGAGCCCTCTTATCATCCGTGTACAATGCAGATGGACTTGCAAAGAGATTTCGGGGTAGAGTTAGAATACCGCAAAGTGTGGAAGGGTAAAGAGTTGGCGATGCATGATATTCATGGCACAGATGAAGGATGCTATGATAGATTAAGATGGTATTGTGATGCTGTTAAAAATACTAATCCTGGTAGTGTTGTAGAGTGTGAGATTGAACCTTTGACTAAAAAATTCAGACGGTTGTTCATTTGTTTTCATGCATGTGTCGTCGGTTTTGTTAGTGGTTGTAGGCCATTGATATTTTTGGATGGTACTCATATAAAGAATAAGTATAAAGGATGCATCTTAGTTGCTGTGTCGAAAGATGCGAACGATGATCTTTTCACAATTGCTTATGCCATAGTAGATGCGGAGAATGATGCGAACTAG